A portion of the Anaeromusa acidaminophila DSM 3853 genome contains these proteins:
- a CDS encoding RrF2 family transcriptional regulator, which yields MHFTQATDYAFRIVLHLAAKPPGTIVSGQEIAKQEQVPVQFLRKVMRFLNRAGIVRSHRGVEGGFVLNRQPEEVSLLQVIEAMEGPVELSRCLVSAEGCKIGCSRVCPVHEALQGVQATLLDSLHEIEFASLAARRREFQKKERQEGES from the coding sequence ATGCATTTTACGCAGGCGACGGACTACGCTTTTCGTATCGTGCTCCACTTGGCGGCGAAACCGCCGGGGACCATTGTTAGCGGCCAGGAAATCGCCAAGCAGGAACAAGTGCCGGTGCAGTTTCTGCGCAAAGTAATGCGCTTTTTGAATCGCGCTGGGATTGTTCGTTCTCATCGAGGCGTGGAAGGCGGTTTTGTTTTGAACCGACAGCCGGAAGAGGTTTCGCTTCTGCAGGTAATTGAAGCTATGGAGGGGCCAGTGGAGCTTTCTCGCTGCCTTGTAAGTGCGGAGGGCTGTAAAATCGGCTGTAGTCGCGTATGTCCGGTGCATGAAGCGCTGCAAGGGGTGCAGGCAACGTTGCTGGATTCCTTGCATGAAATTGAGTTCGCTTCATTGGCGGCGCGACGGAGGGAATTTCAAAAAAAAGAGAGGCAGGAGGGTGAGTCATGA